The genomic stretch gtgacagtatttttttttcctccaagagaCTAAAATACAGTTAGGTTTTACTATTAGAGAAATAATCACACTACCACACACTGTTAACTCTCCTCTCAATATGGGAAATAACATTTCTAAATCCTCCCTGTGGCTCAAGTAACACTTACAAACACACCAAGATGTTTGAACAAAGGAATTCTAATGGGATACCATCTTCCAAAAGCACATAATTATCTCTGACAGTACgtttttatagtatttttctATGATTCTCAAAGCTGCACATTTCCAAATCAACAACACTTCCTTCTGGTATAACTATAAGGAAACCAATTAACCAATGTGCtgtgcaggaaagaaaagcttaaataatgtatttaactGTAGCTCCTTGTAAGATATGAATCCATTACAGGCTGAGTTCTGCATCAAAAATTGTCATGTCCCGTAGATTTAATGACCTGTTGCAGTTCAACAATCTGGTAATTCAGCAGTCATTCCGTGAAAAGCTAACACAAAGACATAAAGCACAAAGtccagaaacacaaagcaaagtTACTTTTCTGATGTGCTTTGGAGCCCAGGCCAGTGAAGAACCCCAGTTCCTGGTCCAAACATTACTGTGActgacaaaaaaacctgcatgcaAAATCTAACTTGTATTTTCCACTCACTGAATGCCAGCAGATAGCCAGTTACAAAGAACAGAGAggtcttttgcttttatttcccctcttGCCTCttaataaaattcttttttactttcactTTTCATTAAGTATAATCTTTTCTGCATGTGGCTGCTGTCAGCTCCATTTTCTCAGCCCAAACCAGGTAACATGGGCGGTTACAGTATCAGCTTTTCAATGACACAACacaaaattcaacagaaaacttGCATCACCTCTTGCCACCACCCCCCTCCTTTTGCATGTCTAAGaccaataaattaaatattctttatcCCTTACCAAAAAATGATGGAATTGTACTTCTAAAATGAAGACAACATTTTAAGCTCTATTGTAAAACGCTGGAAACTTCTGTTTTAGGGGGTCACCAAAGTCTGCTCATCCTTCTACACAAAGTAATCCTTCAAAGTTTGCCAAAAAGATGGTAGATGTGGATAAATGTCCCCGTTGTGGCAAATCAGTGTATGCTGCAGAGAAGATCATGGGAGGAGGAAAAGTAAGTAGTTACTACGGCATctagaaacaaaacacactttCAAAATGCTGATAAACTATAGCTAGTAAGTCCTTGATCTTTTCAATTTTTACTCCTAGtctcaaggaagaaaacatgaggAAGAATTAGCAAATTGCTAGAGTCCAATATACTTTCAGGTTTAAAACCATGTGTTTTTCATAAACCACCGTCAACTTTTTGTGTCTTGTTGATGTCTGAAGAACAACACCTGGCTACTGTACAGCCTGGCTCTTCTACCACTGTTATTCTACTACCATCTCTGGGAATATctataatttaaacatttatttgtagTGGCAATTGCAGCTATATTACAGAGATCCCATGACTAGAGCTTTTCTCACATGACATGCTAGCTCTCTGCTCTAGGAACTCTTACTAGAATATTACCTCTGCGTATCAAAGAAGTGGCCAAAACAAGAGTAACATCTATAGCTCCCACTTTTTACTACACCTCCGTTAATAACAAAGTCACTAGGTAAGGTCTTGATTTTTGATCATAAAGTAACCAAAAAGACTAACCTAGAATGactaaaaatgaaagctgtaagACCAACAAAACAGCCTAAACCTTTTCACGCCATAAAAAGCAATTGATTCTTGTACCTGCTAGCTGCACGCTTTCTGTAATATACAACAAATTGTCTTTAATTTTACTCAGCCCTGGCATAAGACGTGCTTCCGCTGTGCTATCTGTGGAAAGAGCTTAGAATCCACGAACGTTACAGACAAAGATGGAGAGCTCTATTGTAAAGGTAAGAACCGTAATGAGCTGAAACTGCCTGAGTCCATCTACAATTAGTATTGCCACCATGATTTACCTTGTGGCATGCTTAACAACTTCATGAAAactcattttatctttttttaaaaacttcccCAAAGCAAAGTAAAGAGCTAAGCTGACATCGCATCTTCTACTATTGACATATAAATTTTGAAGTTGTCATTTTTCTACAAATATGACATTCTCTCAGACCTGTCCTCAGACCTTTTAACAGGGACACTGGCCATACCTGCTGGGCAGACTCTTGTACCTGCACAAGCTCactcagtaaagaaaaaaaatgattaaaaacccacaaagacaCAGATCTGCAAAGGTCATGGTCCTAATTTGAATTCTTgacagtaaaagtaaaaaacactTTACTACATTGGAAGTGCAGACGGTAGCGCATTAATGCCAAATTATACATCCAGATGTTCTCAGATCAAAAGAGTTCACAGACTTCACTCGACTCTTAGATATTgcttaaggggaaaaatatgcaaagttTTTATATCCTAGGCTAAACTTTAGCAGTCAGATGTGACTGCTGTTTAATAGTTTCAGTATTAGAACCCGTTGACACTTCTGGGAAAGAcattatttcagatttccttcctttcattaCCTTAAATTTGGTAGTAGTACTAAAACCAAAAGTCATTTACCTCTAtatgaaaacattcagaataCCATTTACCTCCCTCCTTCTTTTGCAGTTTGCTATGCAAAAAATTTCGGTCCCAAAGGAATTGGGTTTGGTGGCCTCACCCAAGTGGAAAAGAAGGAGTGCGAATGAGAAGAAATGGATGCAACAGACTCCAACTGCTGCTGATGCCACCAAGTGATAGTTGTCAAGTAAAACATTAAAGATCACATATTGCTAAGGACCTAGggcatttaatattttccacttTGCAGGAAAAACTTGTGAGCTTGTATCTTAAGAAATTCTTAGAATAGCTTAAAAAGGTACAGTGATAAAACAAGATTCATGCTTGTTTTAcagtaaaaagacaaaaagctcTCATGGAACATTATTGCTTCTTAAACTAATATTTACCACACTTTGGACTGGAATTTTAAAGACTCAGCATACTGTCCCATTTAGTTAGAGATACCTTATGGAGCGCGAGGGTCAGAGTGTTCCAAGTTAGGCTGTTACTTTCCTTTGTTCAGAACGTTATGCTGTCTGTGTTTCTACCAATCTCCTAGCGGCATTTTGAACATGTTGACATTTTGTGTTATGGCAAAGTAGATGTTATTCGCTTTGAGACAATTAAAAAGGATTTGGAATTCTTTCAAAGGGagatatttctgaagaaaaacaacattttcttaGAACACTTTTAAGTTTTGTTATTGTATGATTTCAAGCTACAATAAAGTACTGATATTGcttcacattatttttacttcaattTGCTTGTGATTTTTATGTTCCACGGTGTTGCAGATAAATGCACTTCACAGAGATGAATTACATTCCCTATTTCTTAACTACAAGAATTGCACTGCATTACACTGCTTTACTCTTA from Falco rusticolus isolate bFalRus1 chromosome 10, bFalRus1.pri, whole genome shotgun sequence encodes the following:
- the CSRP3 gene encoding cysteine and glycine-rich protein 3 — encoded protein: MPNWGGGAKCGACEKTVYHAEEIQCNGRSFHKTCFLCMACRKALDSTTVAAHESEIYCKTCYGRKYGPKGIGFGQGAGCLSTDTGDHLGLNLQQGSPKSAHPSTQSNPSKFAKKMVDVDKCPRCGKSVYAAEKIMGGGKPWHKTCFRCAICGKSLESTNVTDKDGELYCKVCYAKNFGPKGIGFGGLTQVEKKECE